One Hordeum vulgare subsp. vulgare chromosome 4H, MorexV3_pseudomolecules_assembly, whole genome shotgun sequence DNA window includes the following coding sequences:
- the LOC123449907 gene encoding hydroxymethylglutaryl-CoA synthase-like → MAAERVRDVGILAMDIYFPPNCVHQEELETHDGVSKGKYTIGLGQDSMAFCTEVEDVISMSLTVVKSLLKNYNIDPKCIGRLEVGSETVIDKSKSIKTWLMQIFEECGNTDIEGVDSSNACYGGTAALFNCVNWVESNSWDGRYGLVVCTDSAVYAEGPARPTGGAAAIAMLIGPNAPISFESKFRGSHMAHVYDFYKPDLASEYPVVDGKLSQTCYLMALDSCYKTFCKRYEKIEGKPFSIVDADSFVFHSPYNKLVQKSFARLYYNDFLRNCSIVDKDSREKLEPYSGLSSEESYQSRDLEKVCQQVAKPLYDTKVQPTTLIPKQLGNMYTASLYAAFASVVHNKHDALVGQRIVMFSYGSGMTSTMFSLKINEVEHPFSLSNIASILDISNKLESRHVVPPKKFVEALKLMEHRYGAKDFITSQDTRLLVPGTYYLTHVDSMYRRFYAVKGDAAATPALGNAALGGDRHREAVWDALFPGALRDFARVRDADVLDPLCMVLDTCCSGDGGRGRVEELCHEDVGLPVLVELVTTASRLGHKEEWLEWLLFKICVEEEKFEALFAALDSTDGSESGNGFSANHAFLMGTLSKCLTERPEEVSISNSFALHVFNIQKHAAETVDFTCRGSSALPTGCPTIDVLGYSLVLLKDICAWDPSSSETEAPVDSLLQADPSSSGTESPVDSLLQAGLVKRLLKYLGELEPPSTIRKAMAKEQGDQQQALATAKVCPYNGYRRDLVAVIANCLQGRKQVQDEVRQLNGIMLLLQQCVIDEGNAYLREWGLLAVKYLLEENEENQKEVSELQMQEPILTPEVAELGLRVEIDKKTGHPKLVNSS, encoded by the exons atggcGGCGGAGAGGGTCAGGGACGTGGGCATCCTCGCCATGGACATCTACTTCCCGCCCAACTGCGTCCACCAG GAAGAGTTGGAAACTCATGATGGTGTGAGCAAAGGGAAGTACACCATTGGGCTTGGGCAGGATAGCATGGCATTTTGCACTGAAGTGGAGGATGTCATTTCAATGAG CTTGACAGTGGTGAAGTCCCTCCTGAAAAATTATAACATCGATCCAAAGTGCATTGGACGTTTGGAAGTTGGCAGTGAAACTGTAATAGACAAGAGCAAGTCTATAAAGACATGGTTGATGCAAATATTTGAG GAATGTGGTAATACTGATATTGAAGGAGTTGATTCCTCAAATGCATGCTATGGTGGAACAGCTGCTTTGTTTAATTGTGTTAATTGGGTCGAGAGCAACTCTTGGGATGGACGTTATGGACTTGTTGTTTGCACAGACAGTGCG GTTTATGCCGAAGGACCGGCTCGTCCTACTGGCGGTGCAGCTGCTATTGCAATGCTGATTGGACCAAATGCTCCTATTTCATTTGAAAGCAAGTTTAGAGGGTCTCATATGGCGCATGTTTATGACTTCTACAAGCCTGATCTTGCGAGCGAATATCCG GTGGTCGATGGTAAGCTATCACAGACATGCTATCTCATGGCACTGGATTCCTGCTACAAGACCTTTTGCAAAAG GTACGAAAAGATTGAAGGGAAGCCATTTTCAATCGTCGATGCAGATTCTTTTGTATTTCATTCTCCATACAACAAG CTTGTACAGAAAAGTTTTGCTCGTTTATACTATAATGACTTCTTGAGAAACTGCAG CATTGTCGACAAAGACTCGAGAGAAAAATTGGAGCCCTACTCGGGCTTGTCATCCGAAGAAAGCTATCAGAGTCGGGACCTTGAGAAG GTATGTCAGCAAGTTGCGAAGCCCCTGTATGATACCAAGGTTCAGCCAACAACATTGATCCCAAAGCAACTCGGGAACATGTATACGGCGTCACTCTATGCTGCTTTTGCATCAGTTGTCCACAATAAACATGATGCTCTG GTGGGCCAGAGAATCGTCATGTTTTCTTACGGCAGTGGCATGACATCGACAATGTTCTCCTTAAAAATCAATGAAGTCGAGCATCCGTTCAGCCTATCGAATATTGCAAGCATACTGGATATCTCCAACAAATTGGAGTCTAGGCATGTG GTTCCACCGAAGAAATTTGTCGAGGCTCTGAAGCTGATGGAGCACCGCTACGGCGCCAAGGACTTCATCACCAGCCAGGACACGCGCTTGCTCGTTCCGGGTACCTACTACCTCACCCATGTCGACTCCATGTACCGCCGGTTCTATGCCGTGAAAGGCGATGCGGCCGCCACTCC GGCCCTGGGGAACGCCGCGCTCGGCGGGGACCGGCACCGCGAGGCCGTCTGGGACGCGCTCTTCCCCGGGGCGCTGCGGGACTTCGCGAGGGTCCGGGACGCCGACGTCCTCGACCCGCTCTGCATGGTGCTCGACACCTGCTGCTCCGGCGACGGCGGCCGCGGGAGGGTCGAGGAGCTGTGCCATGAGGACGTCGGGCTGCCGGTGCTCGTCGAACTCGTCACCACCGCCTCCCGAT TGGGGCATAAGGAAGAATGGTTGGAGTGGCTTCTCTTCAAAATCTGTGTTGAAGAGGAGAAGTTTGAAGCCTTGTTTGCAGCCCTAGATTCAACTGATGGTAGTGAATCTGGAAATGGGTTCAGTGCTAACCATGCATTTCTTATGGGTACATTGTCAAAGTGTTTGACTGAACGACCTGAAGAAGTTAGTATCTCGAACAGTTTCGCTCTACATGTTttcaatatacagaagcatgctGCTGAGACCGTGGATTTTACTTGCCGAGGTAGCTCTGCTCTTCCAACTGGTTGCCCTACAATTGATGTCCTTGGATATTCATTAGTGCTCTTGAAGGACATATGTGCTTGGGACCCCTCTTCGTCGGAGACCGAAGCACCTGTTGACTCGTTGTTGCAGGCCGACCCCTCTTCATCGGGCACTGAATCACCTGTTGACTCACTGTTGCAGGCTGGTCTTGTAAAACGCCTCTTAAAATACCTAGGTGAGCTTGAGCCCCCAAGTACAATCAGGAAAGCGATGGCAAAGGAACAAGGAGATCAACAGCAAGCCCTTGCAACTGCAAAGGTCTGCCCATACAATGGTTACAGGAGAGATTTAGTGGCTGTCATTGCCAATTGCTTGCAAGGAAGGAAACAGGTGCAGGATGAGGTTAGACAGCTGAATGGGATTATGTTACTGTTGCAGCAGtgtgtcattgatgaaggaaatgCATACTTGAGGGAGTGGGGTCTGCTAGctgtgaagtatttgcttgaagAAAACGAGGAAAATCAGAAGGAGGTATCTGAGCTACAGATGCAAGAACCTATTCTAACTCCAGAGGTCGCAGAGTTAGGCCTAAGAGTGGAGATCGACAAGAAAACGGGTCATCCAAAACTGGTCAATTCCTCCTGA